A stretch of the Pseudomonas sp. ACM7 genome encodes the following:
- the sbnA gene encoding 2,3-diaminopropionate biosynthesis protein SbnA yields the protein MIKQLINEDSYVQIGDLCSATIQLKIEGLNPAGSIKLKTAHALVTDLENQGRITHKTRLVESSSGNLGVALAMVCAAKGYKFVCVIDPNISAPNRKLMQALGAEMIMVDQRDENGGYLNSRIRLIEQMVAQNPDYIWLNQYKNPTNPFAHYQATSRSIAHKFPHVDYLFVGAGTTGTLMGCKNYFAEHHPHTKVIAVDTVGSVTFGLPGGTRHIPGLGTSRLPEIFEPSGIHDFLSIPEEQTIKVCRWLAQRYGLLFGGSTGTVLAGIQQWAPNIRSDDVVVAISPDMGERYLETIYSDDWVSQRIGAAALHPLFPEIALALSA from the coding sequence ATGATCAAGCAACTTATCAATGAAGATAGTTATGTGCAGATTGGGGATCTTTGCAGCGCAACGATCCAACTGAAAATCGAAGGACTGAATCCTGCCGGATCAATAAAACTCAAAACCGCCCACGCCCTCGTTACGGATCTGGAAAACCAGGGCCGGATTACCCATAAAACTCGGCTGGTCGAATCTTCGTCGGGGAATCTGGGGGTCGCGCTGGCCATGGTCTGCGCCGCCAAGGGTTACAAGTTTGTCTGTGTGATCGACCCCAATATTTCTGCGCCGAACAGAAAGCTCATGCAGGCACTGGGTGCCGAGATGATCATGGTTGATCAGCGTGACGAGAACGGCGGCTACCTTAATTCGCGCATTCGTTTGATCGAGCAAATGGTCGCGCAAAACCCGGACTACATCTGGCTCAATCAATACAAGAATCCGACCAACCCCTTCGCCCACTATCAAGCGACGTCCAGGTCCATTGCCCATAAGTTTCCACACGTGGATTACTTGTTTGTCGGCGCTGGTACGACCGGCACGCTGATGGGCTGCAAGAACTACTTCGCCGAACATCATCCGCACACCAAAGTCATCGCCGTCGATACCGTCGGCTCGGTCACGTTTGGTCTACCGGGGGGTACGCGCCATATTCCGGGGCTCGGCACCAGCCGCCTGCCGGAGATATTCGAGCCGTCCGGTATTCACGACTTCCTGTCGATTCCCGAGGAACAGACGATCAAGGTCTGCCGCTGGCTGGCGCAACGCTACGGTCTGCTCTTCGGCGGCTCCACCGGCACTGTCCTCGCGGGTATCCAGCAATGGGCGCCGAACATTCGTTCCGACGATGTCGTTGTGGCGATCTCCCCGGACATGGGTGAGCGCTACCTCGAAACCATCTATTCCGACGACTGGGT